The Episyrphus balteatus chromosome 4, idEpiBalt1.1, whole genome shotgun sequence genome includes a window with the following:
- the LOC129919665 gene encoding phosphatidylserine synthase isoform X3: MEEDEANFEDNIWAGMLCVIFFFLIISVLAFPNGPFTRPHPAVWRILFGCSVLYLLALQFLMFQNYKTIMNIFYWLDPKLKDFHINMDKEYGVNCSDISFERIKSHLDVFAWGHFLGWAFKAILVRHMGILWAISVMWEITEITFAHLLPNFIECWWDALILDVLVCNGLGIWVGLKICKILEMREYKWASIRDISSTSGKIKRAVLQFTPESWTSIRWLDPNSTYMRFAAVCQLVIFWQVTELNTFFLKHIFEMPPDHYIVIGRLMFVGLFVAPSVRQYYTYATDSRCKRVGTQCWVYGAIMVSEAILCIKNGRELFERTQATNIIIWLSIQVFISIGFVYGCVLWQKTTAKNKQQNSPTKKANVEFRDSAVLRGDSKGPIYYVHPKIIAHAHGKLNKPRVDVVDTSYDIKIKIV, encoded by the exons GGACGAAGCAAATTTCGAGGACAACATTTGGGCTGGCATGCTATGTGTTATATTCTTCTTCCTCATTATCTCAGTGCTAGCATTCCCGAATGGACCATTCACACGACCGCATCCGGCCGTTTGGCGAATCCTATTTGGATGTTCTGTGCTCTATCTGCTGGCGTTGCAATTCCTTATGTTccaaaattacaaaacaatcatgaatatcTTCTATTGGCTGGATCCAAAGCTAAAAGATTTTCACATAAATATGGATAAG GAATATGGAGTCAACTGTTCGGACATCTCATTTGAACGTATCAAAAGCCATCTGGATGTCTTTGCCTGGGGTCATTTCTTGGGTTGGGCTTTCAAGGCAATTCTCGTCCGACACATGGGAATATTGTGGGCCATTTCAGTTATGTGGGAAATCACAGAAATCACATTCGCACATTTGTTGCCCAACTTCATCGAATGCTGGTGGGATGCTCTGATATTGGATGTGCTTGTGTGCAATGGCTTGGGCATTTGGGTGggtttgaaaatttgtaaaatactTGAAATGCGCGAGTACAAATGGGCGAGTATACGTGACATCTCGTCGACAAGTGGCAAGATAAAGAGGGCTGTGTTGCAATTTACTCCAGAGAGTTGGACTAGCATTCGATGGTTGGATCCGAATTCGACATATATGAGATTTGCTGCTGTGTGTCAACTAGTTATATTCTGGCAG GTAACAGAATTGAATACGTTCTTTTTGAAGCATATCTTCGAAATGCCACCCGATCATTATATTGTGATTGGACGGTTGATGTTTGTTGGATTATTTGTTGCACCCTCTGTGAG GCAATATTATACATACGCAACTGATTCTCGTTGTAAGCGAGTAGGTACTCAATGTTGGGTTTATGGTGCCATTATGGTTTCTGAGGCAATTCTTTGCATTAAGAATGGCCGAGAGCTATTTGAAAGAACACAAGCAACAAACATTATTATTTGGCTGTCGATAcaagttttcatttcaattgGATTCGTTTATGGATGTGTACTATGGCAG aaaacaacTGCAAagaataaacaacaaaattctCCAACTAAGAAGGCAAATGTAGAGTTCAGAGATTCTGCTGTCCTCAGAGGGGATTCAAAAG GTCCTATCTATTATGTTCATCCTAAAATTATAGCACATGCacatggaaaattaaataaaccacGTGTTGATGTTGTTGATACATCGtatgatattaaaataaaaatcgtctAG